Proteins encoded within one genomic window of Thunnus albacares chromosome 13, fThuAlb1.1, whole genome shotgun sequence:
- the LOC122995382 gene encoding olfactory receptor 1-like, with protein MSPEEKAATIFNATFVRPAKFYISGFSNIPHVEYYYVFLCFVYIMTVLGNVLLLSVIYLVEALHTPKYMIVSNLAVTDLCGSTALIPKLLDTFLFDKRYIVYEACLSYMFFVLFFLCVQSWTLVTMAYDRFIAICFPLKYHSIVTKPAITAMLMFVWGFLLSFVAFSVGLIDRLSFCRSLVIKSFFCDHGPVYYLACNDTSLNNIMAYVAFIIVLCIPLILIGITYVCIAIALNRIASGEERHKALKTCTSHLIIVAIFFLPIVGINIAAVASNIHPNARIINSSLTHTIPALLNPIVYSLKTEEVLNSVKKVFKRNRLSNTTSSRKVNSLSVLY; from the coding sequence ATGAGCCCTGAAGAGAAAGCTGCCACCATATTTAATGCAACATTTGTTCGCCCTGCAAAATTCTATATCAGTGGATTTTCTAACATCCCTCATGTTGAGTATTACTATGtattcctgtgttttgtttatataatgACTGTTCTTGGTAATGTTCTTCTCCTCTCAGTTATCTACCTGGTTGAGGCTCTTCATACTCCTAAATACATGATTGTGTCCAACCTGGCTGTGACAGATTTGTGTGGCAGCACTGCTCTTATTCCAAAActtttggacacatttttgtttgataagaGGTACATTGTCTATGAGGCTTGCTTGAGTTAtatgttctttgttttattctttttatgtgTGCAATCATGGACGCTTGTCACTATGGCATATGACAGATTTATAGCAATTTGCTTTCCTTTAAAGTACCATAGTATTGTGACTAAACCAGCTATTACTGCAATGCTGATGTTTGTATGGGGTTTTTTATTGAGTTTCGTAGCGTTTAGTGTAGGGCTTATTGATCGCCTGTCTTTCTGTAGATCTTTGGTGATAAAGAGCTTTTTCTGTGATCATGGACCAGTATATTATCTGGCCTGTAATGACACTTCTTTAAATAACATAATGGCATATGTTGCTTTCATTATAGTCCTCTGTATTCCTCTTATACTAATAGGAATCACATATGTTTGCATTGCCATAGCACTGAATAGGATTGCATCAGGAGAGGAGCGACACAAAGCTTTAAAAACTTGTACTTCTCACCTGATCATTGTGGCTATTTTCTTCCTACCAATAGTGGGTATCAACATAGCTGCAGTGGCCTCCAACATCCATCCTAATGCCAGGATCATAAACTCATCGTTGACACACACCATACCAGCTTTGCTTAATCCTATTGTGTACTCTTTAAAGACAGAAGAGGTGCTGAACTCTGTAAAGAAGGTTTTCAAGAGAAATAGGCTTAGCAACACAACCTCATCCAGAAAGGTGAACTCTTTATCAGTGCTGTATTGA
- the LOC122995381 gene encoding olfactory receptor 1-like yields the protein MCHPLLLYFFFLHLRKQISIMSPEEKAATTFNDTFVRPAKFYISGFSNIPHVKYYYVFLCFVYVMTVLGNVLLLSVIYLVETLHTPKYMIVSNLAVTDLCGSTALIPKLLDTFLFDKRYIVYEACLSYMFFVLFFLCVQSWTLVTMAYDRFIAICFPLRYHSIVSKPAITAMLLFVWVSLLSLVAFTVGLIDRLSFCRSLVIKSFYCDHGPVYRLACNDNSLNNIMAYVAFIIVLCIPLILIGVTYVCIAIALSRIASGEERLKALKTCTSHLILVAIFFLPILGTNIAAVASNIHPNARIINSSLTHTIPALLNPIVYSLKTEEVLNSIKKVFKRNRLSNTTSSRKVNSLSVPY from the coding sequence ATGTGTCATcctttattattgtattttttctttttacatctAAGGAAACAGATATCCATAATGAGCCCTGAGGAGAAAGCTGCCACCACATTTAATGACACGTTTGTTCGCCCTGCAAAATTCTATATCAGTGGATTTTCTAACATCCCTCATGTTAAGTATTACtatgtctttctgtgttttgtttatgtcatGACTGTTCTTGGTAATGTTCTTCTCCTCTCAGTTATCTACCTGGTTGAGACTCTTCATACTCCTAAATACATGATTGTGTCCAACCTGGCTGTGACAGATTTGTGTGGCAGCACTGCTCTTATTCCAAAActtttggacacatttttgtttgataagaGGTACATTGTCTATGAGGCTTGCTTGAGTTAtatgttctttgttttattctttttatgtgTGCAATCATGGACACTTGTCACTATGGCATATGACAGATTTATAGCAATTTGCTTTCCTTTAAGGTACCATAGTATTGTGTCTAAACCAGCTATTACTGcaatgctgctgtttgtgtgggTTTCTTTATTGAGTCTTGTAGCATTTACTGTTGGGCTTATTGATCGCCTGTCTTTCTGTAGATCTTTGGTGATAAAGAGCTTTTACTGTGATCATGGACCAGTATATCGTCTGGCCTGTAATGACAATTCTTTAAATAACATAATGGCATATGTTGCTTTCATTATAGTCCTCTGTATACCTCTTATACTAATAGGAGTCACATATGTTTGCATTGCCATAGCACTGAGCAGGATTGCATCAGGAGAGGAGCGACTCAAAGCTTTGAAAACTTGTACGTCTCACCTGATCCTTGTAGCTATTTTCTTCCTACCAATACTGGGCACCAACATAGCTGCAGTGGCCTCCAACATCCATCCTAACGCCAGGATCATAAACTCCTCGTTGACGCACACCATACCAGCTTTGCTCAATCCCATTGTGTACTCTTTAAAGACAGAAGAGGTGCTGAACTCTATAAAGAAAGTTTTCAAGAGAAATAGGCTTAGCAACACAACCTCATCCAGAAAGGTGAACTCTTTATCAGTGCCGTACTGA
- the LOC122995383 gene encoding olfactory receptor 1-like, protein MSPEEKAATIFNATFVRPAKFYISGFSNIPHVEYYYVFLCFVYIMTVLGNVLLLSVIYLVETLHTPKYMIVSNLAVTDLCGSTALIPKLLDTFLFDKRYIVYEACLSYMFFVLFFGSVQSWTLVTMAYDRFIAICFPLRYHIIVTKPAITAMLLFVWVFLLSLVAFIVGLIDRLSFCRSLVIKSFFCDHGPVYYLACNDTSLNNIMAYVAFIIILCIPLILIGITYVCIAIALSRIASGEERLKALKTCTSHLIIVAIFFLPLVGINIAAVASDIHPNARIINSSLTHTIPALLNPIVYSLKTEEVLNSVKKVFKRNKLHNTTSSRKVNSLSVLY, encoded by the coding sequence ATGAGTCCTGAAGAGAAAGCTGCCACCATATTTAATGCCACATTTGTTCGCCCTGCAAAATTCTATATTAGTGGATTTTCTAACATTCCTCATGTTGAGTATTACTATGtattcctgtgttttgtttatataatgACTGTTCTTGGGAatgttcttctcctctctgttatCTACCTGGTCGAGACTCTTCATACTCCTAAATACATGATTGTGTCCAACCTGGCTGTGACAGATTTGTGTGGCAGCACTGCTCTTATTCCAAAACTCttagacacatttttgtttgataagaGGTACATTGTCTATGAGGCTTGCTTGAGTTAtatgttctttgttttattctttggaAGTGTACAATCATGGACACTTGTCACTATGGCATATGACAGATTTATAGcaatttgttttcctttaaggTATCATATTATTGTGACTAAACCAGCTATTACTGCAATGCTGCTGTTTGTATGGGTTTTTTTATTGAGTCTTGTAGCATTTATTGTTGGGCTTATTGATCGCCTGTCTTTCTGTAGATCTTTGGTGATAAAGAGCTTTTTCTGTGATCATGGGCCAGTATATTATCTGGCCTGTAATGACACTTCTTTAAATAACATAATGGCATATGTTGCTTTCATTATAATCCTCTGTATTCCTCTTATACTAATAGGAATCACATATGTTTGCATTGCCATAGCACTGAGCAGGATTGCATCAGGAGAGGAGCGACTCAAAGCTTTAAAAACTTGTACTTCTCACCTGATCATTGTGGCTATTTTCTTCCTACCACTTGTGGGCATCAACATAGCTGCAGTGGCCTCCGACATCCATCCTAACGCCAGGATAATAAACTCATCGTTGACACACACAATACCAGCTTTGCTTAATCCTATTGTGTACTCTTTAAAGACAGAAGAGGTGCTGAACTCTGTAAAGAAGGTTTTCAAAAGAAACAAGCTTCACAACACAACCTCATCCAGAAAGGTGAACTCTTTATCAGTGCTGTATTGA
- the LOC122995384 gene encoding olfactory receptor 1-like, protein MSPEEKAATIFNATFVRPAKFYISGFINIPHVKYYYVFLCFVYVMTVLGNVLLLSVIYLVETLHTPKYMIVSNLAVTDLCGSTALIPKLLDTFLFDKRYIVYEACLSYMFFVLFFTGIQSWTLVTMAYDRFIAICFPLRYHIIVTKPAITAMLLFVWVSLLTLVAFTVGLFDRLSFCRSLVIKSFFCDHGPVYYLACNDTSLNNIMAYVAFIIFLCIPLILIGITYVCISIALSRIASGEERFKALKTCTSHLIIVAIFFLPIVGINIAAVASDIHPNARIINSSLTHTIPALLNPIVYSLKTEEVLNSVKKVFKRRLSNTTSSRKVNSLSVLY, encoded by the coding sequence ATGAGCCCTGAAGAGAAAGCTGCCACCATATTTAATGCCACATTTGTTCGCCCTGCAAAATTCTATATCAGTGGATTTATTAACATTCCTCATGTTAAGTATTACTATGtattcctgtgttttgtttatgtaatGACTGTTCTTGGTAATGTTCTTCTCCTCTCAGTTATCTACCTGGTTGAGACTCTTCATACTCCTAAATACATGATTGTGTCCAACCTGGCTGTGACAGATTTGTGTGGCAGCACTGCTCTTATTCCAAAACTCttagacacatttttgtttgataagaGGTACATTGTCTATGAGGCTTGCTTGAGTTAtatgttctttgttttattctttacaGGTATACAATCATGGACACTTGTCACTATGGCATATGACAGATTTATAGcaatttgttttcctttaaggTATCATATTATTGTGACTAAACCAGCTATTACTGcaatgctgctgtttgtgtgggTTTCTTTATTGACTCTTGTAGCATTTACTGTTGGGCTTTTTGATCGCCTGTCTTTCTGTAGATCTTTGGTGATAAAGAGCTTTTTCTGTGATCATGGACCAGTATATTATCTGGCCTGTAATGACACTTCTTTAAATAACATAATGGCATATGTTGCTTTCATTATATTCCTATGTATTCCTCTTATACTAATAGGAATCACATATGTTTGCATTTCCATAGCACTGAGCAGGATTGCATCAGGAGAGGAGCGattcaaagctttaaaaactTGTACTTCTCACCTGATCATTGTGGCTATTTTCTTCCTACCAATAGTGGGCATCAACATAGCTGCAGTGGCCTCCGACATCCATCCTAATGCCAGGATAATAAACTCATCGTTGACGCACACCATACCAGCTTTGCTTAATCCTATTGTGTACTCTTTAAAGACAGAAGAGGTGTTGAACTCTGTAAAGAAGGTTTTCAAAAGAAGGCTTAGCAACACAACCTCATCCAGAAAGGTGAACTCTTTATCAGTGCTGTATTGA
- the LOC122995385 gene encoding olfactory receptor 1-like, translated as MEFFNSALGKNITFVRPAYFIISGFTGIPNIKYYYIFLFFVYIIAVLGNTIVMAVIILDHNLRTPKYAAVFNLAFVDLFGSSALVPKVLDIFLFNHHYVPYYSCLVMLFFCYTCLSMQSLNLVILCYDRLVAITYPLHYQTKITKRFMLNLIASVWVFVIIAVLIAVGLLTRLSYCRSVVVNSYFCDHGQIYKLACNDVTPNAAIAGLFPFLLLWLPLTFILLSYSFIGHALSKVATNNERVKAFKTCTAHLSLVAIYFLPILITFTMSSKINTNARIINLSLSSVFPPMLNPVVYVLQTQQIKESVKKILKIRRQSKITV; from the coding sequence atggagtTTTTCAACTCAGCTCTTGGGAAAAACATCACTTTTGTGCGACCTGCATATTTCATAATAAGTGGATTTACCGGCATAcctaatataaaatattattatatctttctcttttttgtttatatCATTGCAGTGCTGGGAAACACAATTGTGATGGCTGTAATAATCTTGGATCATAATCTGAGAACTCCAAAATATGCTGCAGTTTTTAACCTGGCGTTTGTGGACTTGTTTGGTAGCTCGGCTTTGGTGCCGAAGGTTCTTGACATCTTTCTGTTTAACCACCACTACGTTCCTTACTACAGCTGCTTGGTAATGCTTTTTTTCTGCTACACCTGCCTTTCAATGCAGTCTCTTAATCTGGTTATACTTTGCTATGACAGACTGGTGGCTATCACTTACCCACTACACTACCAAACAAAGATAACCAAGAGGTTCATGTTAAATTTAATTGCCTCTGTTTGGGTCTTTGTCATTATTGCTGTACTTATTGCAGTTGGCCTTCTTACAAGACTTTCCTATTGTAGGTCTGTGGTTGTTAACAGCTATTTCTGTGACCATGGCCAGATATACAAACTTGCCTGCAATGATGTAACTCCAAACGCTGCCATTGCCGgtttgtttccatttcttcttctttggcttCCACTGACATTTATCTTGTTAAGTTATTCATTTATTGGCCATGCACTGTCTAAAGTAGCCACAAACAATGAAAGAGTGAAAGCCTTTAAAACCTGCACAGCTCATCTTTCATTAGTGGCAATCTATTTTCTGCCAATACTAATCACATTTACTATGAGTTCAAAAATTAATACAAATGCCAGGATCATAAACCTGTCATTGTCCTCTGTCTTTCCTCCCATGTTGAATCCAGTCGTTTATGTtctgcaaacacaacaaatcaaagaatctgtaaaaaaaatattgaaaatcagAAGGCAATCCAAAATTACTGTGTAG